DNA from Mustela nigripes isolate SB6536 chromosome 14, MUSNIG.SB6536, whole genome shotgun sequence:
ttaATGGGATGCAAACAAATACTGGATACTTTTAAATGGCAGATAACCACAAAAATTATCTTTGATAGTATTCTGGGTTTTATAATTACATTAAGATACGAATGGTGTAAAAGAGTTATGAATACGCCTCAAACAATGAGGTCACACTGTAATGATTCACTAGATTGTGCTCAGTAGACATTTATTCAGTAAGTGAATTTTCTCCCCAATTACCCAGTACAATTTTTGCCCACAGTTAAGGGCtcagtaaataaatgtttgctgaatatacTGACTTAGGACCGAGGTGAGAAGAGATGGACCCTCTTAGCTAGATGTCAAGTATTATAATCGGAATTTATCTGGGAGAGTGTAAGGAAGATGTAAACTGCACATGGCATACAAGTAAATAAACTCAGATGCCAACAAAGCAAATCATTAAGCAGAAAAACACTGGCACTGGAATAAACAACGGTAAGATTTGCCAATAGCAAAAATGAAACTGACTTTAAGAGATAACCAAGAAAAAGTTTATATTGGACCATACCCTTTCTCACCCAATTCAGTTTGAGACAGACCAATAGAGGCACTGTAAGAGACTATGGCTGTCTTCCTTGATATTCAGACATCCTAGTTTCCAGTAATTTATTACGGACCTGTTACCCATGAATCAATATAAACCTATTCAGATTTAGGGATTAGTTTTCCACAAGTACAAAgttgaatttccttttatttgtccTAAAATGCTTACTTTCAAACTTGAAGGGACTTCAATTATTCCATGTAGTTTCGATaacattcttttatcttttcagacCAGAGTCAAAATATTCGTACAGTATTCATACTGCAGCACCTTCCACCCACCCTTTGGTCGCTTGAACTGCCcttctttggttctttttccGCTTTCTCAGATCTTTCTTGAAGTGTAGTAAGCAGAACTGTACTGGGTATTCCAGCTGCAGTTTGGtcttaaataaaagaaggatGTTTGtcagtttggttttctttattcttctctgtGGTATACAGGATTTTGTTAGTTGAACTGGATGTAGCAGCTTACTGGGCCAAATTTTCAAGAGAATAGTACAATAGTTCCCAGGTCTTTTTCCCTGGGTTGTAAACTTAACAGCTCATACTCTATGTAGCACCTTTCCTTTCTCACTGAAGCATtatctgtcatttttcttcttgcttacttggcttcaaaacaaaacaaaacaaaacaaaatgcagagaTCTTAAGTAAAAGAGAGGTGAAGTGTCAGTCTTCACTTGAGTCTTCATATGATCTGCTCTAATACTGACAACAGTGCCAGACACATAGCAGATATCCACAGCTGTGAACTATGTAGCCCAAAATTAAAGCACTGTGCAAGGATCCTCATCAAGTATGAATAGGATCCTAACTATCATGGTTCAACTATAATTTAGTCCTTTCGAAGTGGTTAGGTATGTCACTTTAGAAATAACTATaaagttctcaaaaaaaataagGTGAGTCATATTAAGTGACATAAGTATAAAGATGAAATCATCAGGCCTTCTGTTTCTAACACAAAGACTGAGAGCAATTTCaatgggctctctcctcagtatACTTTCATCAAAACACAGtccattaaaaacaaatcagtaaGGACCAGGCCTGAGCTCAAATTTTAGATCTGCCTTTATAGCCTTTTCTttatgcctcaatttcctcacctatGATATGGGGTAAACCAAAGTATCTCTCTCCTAGGGTTTTGTGAAAAGTAAATGAGTTAACGCATTAAATTTTAGGACTGTGTCTGGCACATCATAAATACTAACTATCAGCTATAACTGTTGTCATTATAAAGCAGCTAGAAttcaaaccataaaatacctaaaCCAGTTCCCCGAAGTGGTTATCACTTAGTATATTAAACTGCTCACTGACATTCaattcaaaagtattttaaatcaaGCCATAACTAAAAGGCCCAATTCATCTTGTTTAGGACGGGAAGAGCAGAATTACCGGTCCAtccaataatgaaaatataaatttacaatTAGCGGactcaaatttcattttaatacttATCTTAATTCTACCAGTAATTTCTATGTTATTTAACCCCAAGGGGCTTAATAAGCAATCATGAAACAACTCTGACATCACATAAGGAATTTTAAAGTAGTATATAAAAGATGTACCTTTCTGGCAAGTTCTatcatttccaaagaaaagttGTGCCTAGTGCAACACTgattaaaaatattcctaaatctACAAAGAATTGTTTCCATTGTTATTTTAGAATCTCATCCAAAACTATAATAATTCCAGTTaatcattatttccttcattttgtttttattatagcatGTTTGCTTAATTTACAGCAAGCAGAAAATAAGCTGGGTCTTGTTTTGATCCAAACATTGATGTTTTAAAGGTTGTACacaatatttgttaaaaagaacatataaaaatacctttttagaagcttctataagaaagaaaatacaaagtttaaCCCCACAACTTTCCTCTTTGCTAGAACTGCAAACTACTGCTACAGTTTTAAATAGACTTTTTGTTGTTTAAACTATACATCCaggaaaatctaaaaaattaaagaaacgtGCATATAAATGATTGCATAGCAGAACATGAACATTAACTGCAAAcagtaaagaaatgaaagttaGAAATACTATCAAATATACAAAGGTTCTAGAATCAATCCTTTAAACACATTCCACaaacagtatttaaaaaccatcttttttgttctttacaGGCAAGGCCTATATTACTAAAACCAAAATTGGAAAAAAGTAATCCTCTAAAAGGAATCGTTTCTCCACAATATTTCTTACTTATACCTGCAAGCAAgcaatctaaaatttttaaagatgctaGCTTTTATTCTGAAATGAGATTGGACAAGTCCCTCTTATTGCCCCCCCAAACGATCTCTCAGAGAAACGCTAGAAATTATAAACGATTagggtcttgttttcttttttagtcagGTACTACATTGAAAATCAAACTCAGAGATGGGactctttaattctttttccaaaatattttaaatttcatggcACCACAGATCACCTAGAATGGGAGTGTTCTCTTTCAACTTGCCTCACCTGAAATTAGCTGATGTGTGAAGAACAAGTCTCTTCATAAAGTGGGAGGCAAATTTTGATACAAATGCACAGACCAAGTGCTATAAGCATCAAAATTCAGTTTACACTACGCATATGCATGAACAAAATCTACTCTGAAACAATTTACTTGCTGCTTTTTAACAGCAGTTAAGAAAACTAAGCAGTATCACCAACAATGCTCCTTGAAGTTGAGAGGAACTACTTGagagcatttttttcccttaaaattatttctgcCATTATTGACCTGCTTAAATTTTAAGGTGAGTTCTTCTGATGTTTATATGTTTCAAATCTtcacagaaaccagaaaaaagcAGTGAAGGCTCCATGTTTCAGTTAAAAACTCAATCTTCCCCCAAATGCTACTTAACCCAGTTGGCATCATTCCCCAAGACAGTGGGGTTAACAAAAGAACTATTCCACGCTCTGTCATAAATTAACTATTATCACGGGCCTAGACATCTTAACAAGACAAAAAGGTCCACCCTGAACCTACATGTGTCTGATCAGTCAGTGTTGTACTGTGGCTACAACTTCACTTTTGTATCATTCTATCTTATTAGCAAGCTACATTTCTAGGTTAACAGTTCTACCAAATATGGttatgaaagtttatttttaataagacaaTGTTGCAAATTATGGTCAACCAACATCTTTCCACCAATACTTCAAGCATAAAAAATGagaatctttacaaaaatatacagagacaCCACAAATTGGTAGCTGCCCGTAACATTAAACAAACTGGACTCTTAAGAGTGGCTTCTCAACAgcatatcattttaattataaccATTTGCCTGGTACAGGGAAAACTGACAAGTGTTTTTTAAGCATCATTGCAACATTGTATTCCTGATAATTTAAGTAAACCAAACtatgagtaaatgaatgataCATGCCTAAAAATATCAAGGTTTATACTATCAGTGGCCACTGGACTTAGGACTAGTCCAAGACCTTGATCTAGATTTTGACCTAGACCTAGATTGTGATCTTGACTGAGATTTGGATCTAGGtggttcttttttccttgattCCTTTTCATATCTTGAGCCAGACTTATAATGTGTTTTGGAATCTGTTTTAGAGGTGCCTCTAGTTTTGGTGTGAGATGCAGACCTAGAACGTGATTtagccttcatttctttcttgggCTGGGACTTGGACCGTGATCTTGAATTGGATTTAGATCTTGAAAAAGATCGATTTCGGTGTTTGAATCTTTCAAAACAGAGGAGAGATACAATTAGAGTAAAAATTAGATTCTATATTAatcaaatttgttatttttagagCAAAAGTTCACTCTGAAATTGAAAAACATAGAAGTCTTTTTCAAAGCAAAGTTATTTACCTATCATTGTCGGAATGGCTTCTGCTACGCCGTGGTCTTCCAGCCGGTCTACTGCTAAAAAGTACATCAGAAAGAGCAAACAGTGACAAATGTCTATTTACAGTCTTCTAaagtttctaattaaaaaaagtgagccataaaactttttaaatgaatcactaaaatatttttagtttcaatGAAGCATACAATGTATATAATTAAAGTgtacagaaagataaaattaaatgctaacaaacatttattttttctgacaGATTACTGTACTACACATCACACTTACTTTCTAGGACTATAAGATCTTCTATAGTTGTAATCAAAGGACCGGCTTCTTGATCTTCTTCTTTCATAACTCCGGCTTCTAGAACGTCTGTATCTGTCATAATCATCATAGCGTGAAGAGCTGTACACATTCCTCCCTTCCTTGGCTTTCATTTGATTTGGAGCTAATGATATACATAGAACAAATATTTAGAGACATTAAAACCTAGTATTCTAAGTCTTTAAATTACAGGAAAAAATTCTGTCTTCCCTTACACCCCCGAATTGTGTCAAGATCAATTGTGACTGTTAGTCTTAGAAAGGGCATTTGTTTTTTAGGGTGTCTATCAGAATattgttttctgttaaaaatgaTACTCTCAATTACCTTCCCAACTATTTTTTGTCAGACTTTTTCACCATCTAGCTTAGCTTGTTGTCCAAAAATATGCCAattatttcaacattaaaaaaattcacatttttaagatttccaaATTAAAACATGACACTGAGCCATATGCTAATTTGGAATTATTCTGTGTGGTTTTCATTTATTAGGAACATAATTAACAATGACAAAACACTTATTGGTGGCCTAGGAACAGTATTTTAGTATTAAAATGCAGAGCTATATGGTTAAAAGGTTCTGAGAGATCacaataaaagtagaaaagagcACTTATTGGATGCCTCAGACATACCTGCATCCCTGGACAGTCCTGAATTCCTGTTATCTTATTCAAGTCTATGAAGTGATACTGCAAgtttgtgtgtttatataaatacCACAGCAAACACCCAAGAACCAGAGAATTACTGGCAGCTAGTGTCAACTTCCatgttcctcctctctccagcAGCTATTTTCATCTCTATCTTTTAGTATCTTGCCCAAGGTAACAAAATGGTTGAGCCCCGGCCTACCAGACTCCAAAGGCTATTCTCCCGCATCATTAGTATGTGGCTAACACCTGGTGTTTACCCacataataaaaaccacagaCTAATATAAAACCAATTCTAGGTTTAGCCTGTAATCTTTCTCAGGTTAATTCTATCTGTTCATTTCCAGAGTCAAGCAGTCAAATACCCAATTATAACTTGAAGATCTTTATGAAGAGAAATGGCTGAGTAGACCCAAGAGTTTccaaattatttcccttttaattcCACCGCCAATTATTAAAAACATGGTACAGTAGACTGTATAAATCCACATTCTTGTAAGTCCAAACACATTTCAGGCACTCTAACTTTCTGCAAA
Protein-coding regions in this window:
- the SRSF10 gene encoding serine/arginine-rich splicing factor 10 isoform X1, with translation MSRYLRPPNTSLFVRNVADDTRSEDLRREFGRYGPIVDVYVPLDFYTRRPRGFAYVQFEDVRDAEDALHNLDRKWICGRQIEIQFAQGDRKTPNQMKAKEGRNVYSSSRYDDYDRYRRSRSRSYERRRSRSRSFDYNYRRSYSPRNSRPAGRPRRSRSHSDNDRPNCSWNTQYSSAYYTSRKI
- the SRSF10 gene encoding serine/arginine-rich splicing factor 10 isoform X2 — protein: MKAKEGRNVYSSSRYDDYDRYRRSRSRSYERRRSRSRSFDYNYRRSYSPRNSRPAGRPRRSRSHSDNDRFKHRNRSFSRSKSNSRSRSKSQPKKEMKAKSRSRSASHTKTRGTSKTDSKTHYKSGSRYEKESRKKEPPRSKSQSRSQSRSRSKSRSRSWTSPKSSGH